From a region of the Candidatus Eisenbacteria bacterium genome:
- a CDS encoding PLP-dependent aminotransferase family protein has product MATRRFRELLGEWKGGEGPLYQRLADALREAMERGELAMGTRLPAQRQLAEMLGVSRTTAVLAYDRLVQEGWLESREGSGTTVRRGPSRVLAVRGGAAAVMGSRNEVFRGLVVHTGADIEFHGAHFEGMPEVFERLWNESRADLSELLQGHGYVPLGLPSLREAIAAHLERSGLPTRPDQVLVTSGAQQAISLLANLMIEPGDRVVLEDPTYLGAIDAFTAFGARLEGVASGAFGVQVEALRETVARVAPRAVYLVPTGHNPTGSILPESERREVARIAEGSSSMWIEDLALADLTLEGEPPAPLAALAQGALWLTVGSLSKLFWGGLRVGWIRGPEAVITRLARLKVVTDLSGSIVSQAVAVRVLEHAGELRETRRRQARERLDHTSRLLARHLPSWKFRRPAGGLSLWLQIPFGDVAELATLARRRAVAIVPGTSNSPTGRFHDHLRLPFVSNPGQMAEGIERLAAAWEEYSAERRDDRRAMGVVV; this is encoded by the coding sequence ATGGCTACGAGGCGATTCCGGGAGCTTCTGGGCGAGTGGAAGGGGGGAGAGGGCCCCCTCTATCAGCGGCTGGCCGACGCCCTCCGCGAAGCCATGGAGCGCGGAGAGCTGGCCATGGGGACGCGACTTCCGGCCCAGCGACAGCTCGCCGAGATGCTGGGGGTGAGCCGCACCACCGCGGTCCTGGCCTACGACCGCCTGGTCCAGGAAGGCTGGCTCGAGAGCCGCGAGGGCAGCGGGACGACCGTCCGCCGCGGACCAAGCCGAGTGCTCGCGGTTCGCGGAGGCGCGGCCGCGGTGATGGGCTCACGCAACGAAGTCTTCCGTGGATTGGTGGTGCACACCGGAGCCGACATCGAGTTCCACGGCGCGCACTTCGAGGGAATGCCGGAGGTGTTCGAGAGGCTGTGGAACGAGTCGCGGGCCGACCTGTCGGAGCTGCTCCAGGGACATGGCTACGTGCCGCTCGGGCTGCCTTCGCTCCGCGAGGCGATCGCCGCGCACCTCGAGCGCTCGGGACTGCCGACGCGCCCCGATCAGGTCCTGGTCACGAGCGGTGCACAGCAGGCGATCTCGCTTCTCGCCAATCTGATGATCGAGCCCGGCGATCGCGTGGTGCTCGAGGATCCGACGTATCTCGGGGCGATCGATGCGTTCACCGCGTTCGGAGCCCGACTCGAGGGCGTGGCGTCCGGTGCATTCGGCGTCCAGGTCGAAGCGCTGCGCGAAACCGTCGCGCGGGTCGCGCCGCGCGCGGTCTACCTGGTTCCCACCGGGCACAACCCCACGGGTTCGATCCTCCCCGAGTCGGAACGACGCGAAGTGGCACGAATCGCCGAAGGCTCTTCATCGATGTGGATCGAGGACCTGGCGCTCGCCGATCTCACGCTCGAAGGTGAGCCGCCCGCGCCGCTCGCGGCGCTGGCGCAAGGCGCGTTGTGGCTGACCGTCGGCTCGCTGAGCAAGCTCTTCTGGGGAGGGCTTCGCGTGGGTTGGATTCGCGGCCCGGAAGCGGTGATCACCCGCCTCGCCCGCCTCAAGGTGGTGACCGACCTCAGCGGGTCGATCGTTTCGCAAGCGGTGGCGGTCCGTGTGCTCGAACACGCCGGCGAGCTGAGGGAGACTCGCCGTCGGCAGGCGCGCGAGCGGCTCGATCACACATCACGTTTGCTCGCGCGGCATCTGCCGAGCTGGAAATTCCGGCGCCCTGCCGGCGGCCTTTCGCTGTGGCTGCAGATCCCGTTCGGTGACGTCGCCGAGCTGGCCACCCTGGCGCGCCGCCGAGCGGTGGCGATCGTTCCGGGAACGTCCAACTCTCCGACCGGCCGCTTCCACGATCACCTGCGGCTCCCGTTCGTCAGCAACCCCGGTCAGATGGCGGAGGGGATCGAGCGCCTGGCGGCGGCGTGGGAGGAGTACTCCGCCGAGCGGCGGGACGATCGCCGCGCCATGGGCGTCGTGGTGTGA
- a CDS encoding metal-dependent transcriptional regulator: MAKPNAARSVREPSASTEHYLRAILELREERGYARVVDIATRVGVTKGSVSLALGQLAERGLVKFDAARFPVLTPTGRRVAADVRSRYTIVLAFLTEIMGLSPERASAEACRWEHVVSHEVADRLLDFLRFAAERPEFMGELETFHGFHRRCSADARCATCAMRGPVESYCSIVEPLELPKREA; this comes from the coding sequence ATGGCCAAACCCAATGCGGCGCGCAGCGTGCGAGAGCCGTCGGCGAGCACCGAGCACTACCTGCGCGCGATCCTCGAGCTCCGCGAGGAGCGCGGCTACGCGCGGGTCGTGGACATCGCAACTCGCGTGGGCGTGACGAAAGGCAGCGTGTCGCTCGCCCTCGGGCAGCTCGCCGAGCGTGGCCTGGTGAAGTTCGATGCCGCCCGCTTTCCCGTCCTCACGCCGACCGGCCGCCGCGTGGCCGCCGACGTGCGCAGTCGCTACACGATCGTGCTCGCCTTCCTGACCGAGATCATGGGGCTGTCGCCCGAACGGGCCTCCGCCGAGGCCTGCCGCTGGGAACACGTCGTGAGCCACGAGGTCGCGGATCGCCTCCTCGACTTCCTGCGATTCGCGGCCGAGCGCCCGGAGTTCATGGGGGAGCTGGAAACGTTCCACGGCTTCCACCGGCGCTGCAGCGCGGATGCTCGCTGCGCGACGTGCGCGATGCGCGGCCCGGTCGAGTCGTACTGCAGCATCGTCGAACCTCTCGAACTGCCCAAACGCGAGGCGTGA